The sequence TCGCCCTGCAGCACCTGATAAAGATCGGCGGGCCAGCCCGCGTCTTCGGTGAAGCGCTTGATGAGTAGGGCGGAGAACGGCGTCACCTCGCTCGGCTTGTGCAGCACGGCGTTGCCGGCGACGACGGCCTGCACGAGCGGATTCACCGCGAGCACGATGGGCCCGTTCCACGGGGTGATCAGGCCGACGACGCCGAGCGGCTTGTAGACGAGCTTCAGCTTCTTCGCGAAGCCCATCACGCCGTGGATGCCGCACTTCTCCGGCGCGAGGAACTTCGGCGCGCGCTTGGCGTAATAAGTGATCGCGTCGCAGGTCGCGAACACCTCCATGCTGATCGCTTCGCTGCGCGCTTTGCCGGTCTCGGCGATCACGGCGTCGATCACTTCGTCCTGGCGCGCGACGAACTGGTCGAGCAGGCGCCACAGGTACTGCGTGCGCTCCTTCACGGGCAGCTCGCCCCAGGCGGCCTGCGCCTTGCGCGCGCGCTCGACGGCTGCGCGCACGTCCTCCGCGCTCGCGCACTCGAACTCGCCGATCGGGGCGAGCGAGGCGGGGCTGAGCGCGCGGTAGCGGCGGCGCGGGCCCGGGGTGGCGACGGCTTCGACGATGGCCATGAGAGATCTCCTGAAGAGAAGACGAGCACGATAACCCTGCGACGCGGCCACGGACTTGCCGATGCGTTGCCGCGCTGGCCGCCGGGGTTGACCCATTTCCCGCAAGGGGCCAGCCTGCACGAACTCCGAGGGGCCATGGCGCTGGAACGCTTGATCACGCTGCCGCTGCAGCAAGCTGGCGAGTTCGTGGGCGAGATCGTCGGCTCGCTGCGCCGCACCTCGCCCTACGCCGAAGTGCCGCCGCTCGAGCCGCGCCTCGGGCTGCTCGCGCACGGCGCTCTCGATCGCGGTTTCACCCTGATGACTTCGCTGTTGACGGGGGTGCCGCTGCCGCAACTCGTTCGCCGCATGGTCGAGGAAGCCCAGGCGGCGCACGCGTTCTACGCAGAGCGCGGCTGGCTCGAAGATCCGCTGCCGTATCACCGGCGCCCGCCGAAGCTGCGTGAGGTCGATTCGCGCGAGAGCTCGGTGTGGGTGCGGCCCGGCATCGCGCCGACGCGCTTCGAGCACCTTTCGTGGGACAGCGGCTTCGAGCCGCACGACTCCGAGCCCGGCGGCGAGCGCTGGCAGGCGCACCCCGAGAACGGCACCGCGCACGCGTACGTGATGCGCCACAAGGAGCCGCGGCCGTGGCTCGTGTGCGTGCACGGTTTCGCGATGGGATCGCCGCTCGTGAACTTCTTCGGGTTCCCGGCGCGCTTCCTCCACGAGAAGCTCGGCCTCAACCTGATCTTCCCGATCCTCCCGCTGCACGGACCGCGGGCGGGCGGACGCATGAGCGGCGGCGAGGTGCTCTCGCCCGACTATCTGCGCATGGTGTTGTTATTCGCGCAGGCAGTTTGGGACGTGAGGCGCACGATCTCGTGGGTGCGCGCGCAGGGCGCGGAAGAGATCGGGCTCTACGGCATCTCGCTCGGCGGCTACGTCTCGTCGATCGTGAGCGCGCTCGAAGACGAGCTGCGCTGCGTGATCGCCGGCATCCCCGCCGTCGACTTCGCGTGCCTCGCGCGGGACAACGAGCCGTGGATCATGCGCCGTTACGACCGCGACTTCGCGCTCGACTGGCAGCTCGTGCGCGCGATCACCCACGTCGTCTCGCCGCTCGCCTTCACGCCGAAGATTCCGCGCGCCGGCCGCTTCATCTACGCCGGCGTCGCCGACCGCATCGCGCGCCCCGACCAGGCGCGCGCGCTCTGGCGCCACTGGAACCGACCCGCGATCCACTGGTTCCAGGGCGGCCACGTGTTAGGTCTGCGCGATCGCGGCGTGCTGCCGTTCATCGAGCAGTCGCTCGCGGCGAGCGAGATGCTGCCGGCCGAACGCCCGCGCCGCGCCGCGCCGAAGCGCCGCCGCGCCTGACCGCGCTCGCAGCGGCGGGCGCGTCCCCCAGTCACTCGCTATCTCGCGCGCCCCATGATTCGCATCGACGGCGTTTCGAAGCGCCACGGCCACCAGATTCTCTTCCTCGAAGCTTCCGCCGCAATCAATCGCGGTGAGAAGGTCGGGCTCGTCGGGCCGAACGGCGCGGGCAAGACGACGATCTTCCGCTTGATCACGGGCGCCGAGGAGCCCGACGACGGGCAGATCGCGGTCGATCGCGGCGTCACGGTCGGGTACTTCAGCCAGGACGTGGGCGAGATGAAAGGCGTGAGCGCGCTCGAGGCCACGCTCGATGGCGCGGGTCCGCTCTCGGCCGCCGCGCACGAGCTGCACGAGCTCGAAGCCGCGATGGCGGATCCCGAGCGCGCGGACGAGCTCGATGCGCTCGTCGAGCGCTACGGCGAGGTGCACGCGCGCTTCGAGTCGATGGGCGGCTACGCGCTCGAAGCCCGCGCCCGCGAGGTGCTCGCGGGGCTCGGTTTCGCGGAGGAGCAGGTCGCGGGCGACATCGGCGCGCTCTCGGGTGGGTGGAAGATGCGCGTCGCGCTCGCGCGCATTCTCGTGATGCAGCCCGACGCGTTGTTATTGGACGAGCCCACGAACCATCTCGACCTCGAGTCGATCCTCTGGCTCGAGGGCTGGCTGCGCGCATTTTCCGGCGCGCTCGTGATGACCTCGCACGATCGCGAGTTCTTGAACCGCATGGTCGGCAAGATCGTCGAGATCGATTCGGGCGAGCTCACCTCGTACTCGGGCAACTACGACTTCTACGAGCGACAGCGCGAGCTCGCCGCGCGCGAGCAGGCCGCTCAGTTCGCGCGTCAGCAGGCGATGCTCGCGAAGGAGCAGGCCTTCATCGAGCGCTTCAAGGCGCGCGCGAGCCATGCGGCGCAGGTGCAGTCGCGCATCAAGCGCATCGAGAAGATCGAGAAGGTGGAGCCGCCCAAGAAGCGCGAGACGATTCAGTTCGACTTTCCCACGCCGCCGCGCTCGGGCGACGACGTCGCGCGCCTCGCCGCGGTGAGCAAGGCGTACGGCGCGCGCCGGATCTTCGACGGCCTCGACTTGTTGATTCGCCGCAGGGAGCGCTGGTGCGTGATGGGCGCGAACGGCGCGGGCAAGTCGACGCTCTTGAAGATGGTCGTCGGCGAAGCGCGGCCCGACGGCGGTGCAGTCACGCTCGGGGCGTCGGTGAAGCTCGGTTACTTCGCGCAGCACTCGATGGAGCTGCTCGAGCAGGGCCACTCGGTGTGGGACTCGCTGCACGAGACGTATCCGAACGCGTCGATCGGCTCGCTGCGCACGCTCGCGGGCTGCTTCGGCTTCTCGGGCGACGACATCGAGAAGCGCGTGCGCCTGTTGTCAGGCGGCGAGAAGGCGCGCCTCGTGCTCGCCCGCATGCTCTACGACCCGCCGAACTTTCTCGTGCTCGACGAGCCCACGAATCACCTCGACGTGTGGACGAAGCAGATGCTGATCCAGGCGCTCGCCGGCTACGAGGGCACGCTGCTGCTGGTCTCGCACGACCGTCACTTCCTGACCGCGCTCACGAACCGCGTGCTCGAGCTCGACGGCGGCGGCGTGCGCGTCTACGGCGGCGGCTACGCCGAGTACGTCGCAGCGAGCGGCCACGAAGCGCCGGGG comes from Deltaproteobacteria bacterium and encodes:
- a CDS encoding ABC-F family ATP-binding cassette domain-containing protein, yielding MIRIDGVSKRHGHQILFLEASAAINRGEKVGLVGPNGAGKTTIFRLITGAEEPDDGQIAVDRGVTVGYFSQDVGEMKGVSALEATLDGAGPLSAAAHELHELEAAMADPERADELDALVERYGEVHARFESMGGYALEARAREVLAGLGFAEEQVAGDIGALSGGWKMRVALARILVMQPDALLLDEPTNHLDLESILWLEGWLRAFSGALVMTSHDREFLNRMVGKIVEIDSGELTSYSGNYDFYERQRELAAREQAAQFARQQAMLAKEQAFIERFKARASHAAQVQSRIKRIEKIEKVEPPKKRETIQFDFPTPPRSGDDVARLAAVSKAYGARRIFDGLDLLIRRRERWCVMGANGAGKSTLLKMVVGEARPDGGAVTLGASVKLGYFAQHSMELLEQGHSVWDSLHETYPNASIGSLRTLAGCFGFSGDDIEKRVRLLSGGEKARLVLARMLYDPPNFLVLDEPTNHLDVWTKQMLIQALAGYEGTLLLVSHDRHFLTALTNRVLELDGGGVRVYGGGYAEYVAASGHEAPGMRS